A portion of the Algimonas porphyrae genome contains these proteins:
- the acpS gene encoding holo-ACP synthase, producing the protein MILGIGTDICDIRRIRSIYDRHPERFPAKAFTEAERKKCLARPDPVPCLAKRFAAKEAVAKALATEESGELSWHDVEVINRPSGRPDVKLHGGAAERLASILPAAHTAHVRLSLSDERDFAVAFAVVEARPE; encoded by the coding sequence ATGATCCTGGGTATCGGTACGGATATTTGCGACATACGTCGCATTCGTTCCATCTATGACCGCCATCCTGAGCGATTTCCGGCCAAGGCGTTCACCGAAGCCGAGCGTAAAAAATGTCTCGCCCGTCCGGACCCCGTACCCTGCCTGGCGAAACGGTTTGCGGCTAAGGAAGCTGTCGCCAAGGCACTGGCGACCGAAGAGAGCGGGGAGCTATCCTGGCACGATGTGGAAGTGATCAATCGACCGTCCGGTCGTCCGGATGTGAAGCTGCATGGCGGAGCCGCCGAACGGCTCGCCAGTATCTTGCCCGCGGCTCACACCGCGCATGTCCGCCTCAGCCTGTCCGACGAGCGTGATTTTGCGGTGGCCTTTGCAGTAGTCGAAGCGAGACCGGAGTGA
- the lon gene encoding endopeptidase La, producing the protein MTQTLPVLPLRDIVVFPHMVVPLFVGRDGSIRALEEVMRADKHIFLLTQRDPATDEPVSDDLFAYGCIAKIMQLLKLPDGTVRVLVEGQDRAQLNDLRLRDGFMEADIETVGSDYDKVKARALAKDVRDAFADFGKVNNRIAEEVVSSVVDTNDPSKLADTVAVHLGADLETKQELLETADPAVRLSRILDAIGGETSVLKVEKKIRSRVKRQMEKTQREYYLNEQMKAIKNELGDDEVDEMAELIDKAEKTKLSKEAREKLTKELKKLKQMSPMSAEANVSRNYIDWMLSVPWGKKKRVQRDLDKAQAILDQDHYGLDKVKERIIEHLAVQTRTKKVKGPILCLVGPPGVGKTSLGRSIAKATGREFVRVSLGGVRDESEIRGHRRTYIGSMPGRIIQSMKKAKYVNPFFLFDEIDKMGSDHRGDPSAALLEVLDPEQNDTFNDHYLDVDYDLSDVMFVTTANSLDMSQPLLDRMEIIRIPGYTEDEKVEIARRHLIPEQRKENGLKADEFDVSDDAVRAIIRYYTREAGVRSLKREIARLARKALTQIIKEKGKQIAVTDANIGDFLGVKKHRFGRTDTEDQIGVVTGLAWTSVGGDLLTIEAVSMSGRGKMTVTGNLKEVMKESISAANSYVQARAPELGISPREFRARDIHVHVPEGATPKDGPSAGIAMVTAMVSVLTGIPVKSDVAMTGEVTLRGRVLPIGGLKEKLLAALRGGVKTVLIPDENEKDLAEIPDNVKEALTIIPVASVDEVLKHALTALPDPIDWTEDDAAQLSGILLGGISAIDPSRDMGTQIN; encoded by the coding sequence ATGACGCAAACTCTTCCCGTTCTTCCCTTGCGCGACATAGTCGTCTTTCCGCACATGGTCGTGCCGCTCTTCGTTGGCCGCGACGGCTCGATCAGGGCGCTGGAAGAGGTGATGCGGGCCGACAAGCATATTTTCCTGCTGACGCAGCGTGATCCCGCAACGGATGAACCGGTGAGCGACGATCTGTTTGCCTATGGCTGTATCGCCAAGATCATGCAGTTGCTGAAACTTCCCGACGGCACGGTCCGCGTACTGGTTGAAGGGCAGGACCGGGCGCAACTCAATGACCTGCGCCTGCGCGATGGCTTCATGGAAGCGGACATCGAGACGGTCGGTTCCGACTATGACAAGGTCAAGGCGCGTGCTCTGGCCAAAGATGTACGCGACGCCTTTGCCGATTTCGGCAAGGTCAATAACCGCATCGCCGAAGAAGTCGTCAGCTCGGTCGTCGATACGAATGATCCGTCCAAGCTGGCCGACACGGTCGCGGTTCATCTCGGCGCCGATCTCGAAACCAAGCAGGAACTGTTGGAAACAGCCGACCCCGCCGTGCGGCTGTCGCGGATTCTTGATGCGATTGGCGGCGAGACCTCCGTCCTGAAAGTCGAGAAGAAAATCCGCAGTCGCGTCAAACGCCAGATGGAAAAGACGCAGCGCGAATATTATCTCAATGAACAGATGAAGGCGATCAAGAACGAGCTCGGCGATGACGAGGTCGACGAGATGGCCGAGCTGATCGACAAGGCCGAAAAGACAAAGCTGTCCAAGGAAGCGCGCGAAAAGCTGACCAAGGAGCTGAAGAAGCTCAAACAGATGAGCCCGATGAGCGCGGAAGCCAATGTGTCGCGCAACTATATCGACTGGATGCTGTCGGTGCCGTGGGGCAAGAAGAAGCGCGTTCAGCGCGATCTCGACAAGGCACAAGCCATCCTGGATCAGGATCATTACGGCCTCGACAAGGTCAAGGAACGGATCATTGAACATCTCGCCGTGCAGACACGCACGAAGAAGGTCAAAGGACCAATCTTGTGTCTCGTGGGACCGCCCGGCGTCGGCAAGACGTCTCTGGGACGCTCCATTGCCAAGGCTACGGGGCGTGAATTCGTCCGTGTCAGCCTCGGCGGCGTACGCGACGAGAGCGAGATTCGCGGCCACCGCCGGACCTATATCGGCTCCATGCCGGGTCGGATCATCCAGTCCATGAAAAAGGCCAAATACGTCAATCCGTTCTTTCTGTTCGACGAAATCGACAAGATGGGCAGCGATCATCGGGGCGATCCGTCTGCAGCGCTGCTCGAAGTGCTCGACCCGGAACAGAACGATACGTTCAACGACCATTATCTCGACGTGGATTATGACCTGTCGGACGTGATGTTCGTCACGACGGCCAACAGTCTCGATATGTCGCAGCCCTTGCTCGACCGGATGGAGATCATTCGCATTCCGGGCTATACGGAAGATGAAAAAGTCGAGATCGCGCGCCGTCACCTGATCCCGGAGCAGCGCAAGGAAAACGGTCTGAAAGCGGACGAATTCGACGTGTCTGATGACGCTGTCCGCGCTATTATCCGCTATTATACCCGTGAAGCGGGCGTGCGCTCGCTCAAGCGCGAAATTGCTCGCCTTGCCCGCAAGGCGCTGACTCAGATCATCAAGGAAAAAGGCAAGCAGATTGCCGTTACGGACGCCAATATTGGCGACTTCCTGGGCGTGAAGAAACATCGGTTCGGGCGCACTGACACGGAAGATCAGATCGGCGTCGTCACGGGGCTGGCCTGGACCAGCGTCGGCGGCGACCTGCTGACCATCGAAGCCGTGTCCATGTCCGGACGGGGCAAGATGACGGTGACGGGCAATCTGAAAGAGGTGATGAAAGAATCGATCTCGGCGGCGAACAGCTATGTGCAGGCGCGCGCGCCGGAACTCGGCATAAGCCCGCGCGAATTCCGGGCGCGCGATATACATGTCCATGTCCCCGAAGGCGCAACGCCCAAAGACGGGCCGTCCGCAGGTATCGCCATGGTCACGGCTATGGTGTCCGTGCTGACAGGCATTCCGGTCAAGTCCGACGTGGCCATGACCGGCGAAGTCACGTTGCGCGGTCGGGTCTTGCCGATCGGCGGATTGAAGGAAAAGCTGCTGGCGGCGCTGCGAGGCGGCGTGAAGACCGTGCTGATTCCTGACGAGAATGAAAAGGATCTGGCCGAAATTCCGGACAATGTGAAAGAGGCGCTGACCATTATTCCCGTCGCCTCCGTCGATGAGGTCCTGAAGCACGCACTTACGGCGCTGCCTGATCCGATTGACTGGACCGAGGACGATGCGGCGCAGCTCTCGGGCATATTGCTTGGCGGGATATCCGCGATCGATCCGTCCCGGGATATGGGCACGCAAATCAATTGA
- the recO gene encoding DNA repair protein RecO, which yields MDFVSEAIVLQARKHGETSAIMENFTRERGRHNGLVRGGAGRRMRPLLQPGNIVEVEWRGRLEDHLGYFTVEIVDALAGLFMEDRLSLAALNAIAALLREMLPEKQPLPDLYDVTKIVLERLDDQAVWPALYVRWESLLLQSLGYGLDLSRCAGTGVTDNLTHVSPRSGRAVSTDAAQPYLDKLFRLPPFLRGEPIASPQDIADGLRLTGHFLETRVQWERNRTLPDARRVMVARLQATGLAAD from the coding sequence ATGGATTTCGTCAGCGAGGCGATTGTCCTGCAGGCGCGAAAGCACGGCGAAACCTCCGCCATTATGGAAAATTTCACGCGCGAACGGGGTCGCCATAATGGTCTGGTTCGGGGTGGGGCCGGACGGCGCATGCGCCCGCTGCTGCAACCTGGCAATATCGTCGAAGTCGAATGGCGCGGGCGTCTGGAGGACCATCTTGGCTATTTCACGGTGGAAATCGTCGATGCGCTGGCGGGCCTGTTCATGGAAGATCGGCTCAGCCTGGCGGCACTCAATGCGATTGCCGCGCTGCTGCGCGAAATGCTGCCGGAAAAACAGCCGCTGCCGGACCTCTATGACGTGACCAAGATCGTGCTGGAACGGCTCGATGATCAGGCGGTCTGGCCAGCGCTTTATGTACGCTGGGAGAGCCTCCTGCTACAATCGCTCGGCTATGGTCTGGATCTGTCGCGTTGCGCTGGCACTGGGGTTACGGACAATCTCACCCATGTCAGCCCGCGCTCGGGTCGCGCCGTCAGTACGGACGCGGCTCAACCTTATCTCGACAAGCTGTTTCGTCTGCCGCCATTCCTGCGCGGTGAACCCATCGCCAGTCCGCAGGATATTGCCGACGGCCTGCGCCTGACCGGTCACTTCCTCGAAACCCGCGTCCAATGGGAACGCAACCGCACCCTGCCGGACGCCAGACGCGTCATGGTGGCGCGTTTGCAAGCGACAGGGCTCGCGGCGGACTAG
- a CDS encoding CoA transferase, whose amino-acid sequence MQAQISSALDAVGLQSRACQEAGEGSWPSAFAVSDLAVASIGAACAEAAALAGRTTPVTIDRRLASLWFGFTVQPQGWDLPPVWDDLAGIYKAKDGFVRLHTNAPHHKVAALEALNCDADRAIVAARVADMSATAVEIAVVLESGCAARLMSLSEWADHPQGRAVRSEPLIDWREHGDASTFVPCPGERPLAGLKVLDLTRVLAGPVCTRTLAGFGADVLRIDPPGWCEALVETEVTPGKRLATLDLKSDGDRERFLALLEAADVLVHGYRNGALDALGLGEEKRRRVSPGLIDVSLNAYGWTGPWSTRRGFDSLVQMSSGIAHRGMEWRGSDAPVPLPVQALDFATGYLMAAAVMRALRVGVALSARLSLARTAALLTSHPLDNDDTPLAPVSDSDMTAAIEQTDLGPARRIRFPADLPMSWNCPARRLHADPAIWSV is encoded by the coding sequence TTGCAAGCGCAGATCAGCTCTGCGCTGGACGCGGTCGGACTGCAAAGCCGGGCCTGTCAGGAGGCAGGTGAGGGGAGCTGGCCGTCTGCCTTTGCGGTGTCCGATCTGGCCGTTGCGTCGATTGGCGCGGCCTGTGCCGAAGCGGCGGCACTGGCGGGTCGGACTACGCCTGTGACCATAGACCGGCGACTGGCCTCGCTCTGGTTCGGTTTCACTGTGCAGCCACAGGGCTGGGACCTGCCGCCCGTCTGGGACGATCTGGCGGGCATCTACAAAGCGAAGGACGGCTTTGTACGCCTTCATACGAATGCGCCGCATCACAAGGTGGCTGCGCTTGAGGCCCTGAACTGCGATGCAGATCGCGCCATTGTCGCTGCACGCGTCGCGGACATGTCCGCCACAGCCGTGGAAATAGCTGTCGTTCTGGAAAGTGGATGTGCGGCTCGATTGATGAGTCTGTCCGAGTGGGCCGATCACCCACAGGGTCGCGCGGTCCGGTCGGAGCCGCTGATCGACTGGCGCGAGCACGGCGATGCGTCAACGTTCGTTCCGTGTCCGGGCGAACGACCTCTGGCCGGACTCAAGGTTCTTGATCTGACGCGGGTCCTCGCAGGGCCTGTCTGTACGCGCACACTGGCCGGGTTCGGCGCGGATGTGCTGCGCATCGATCCGCCGGGCTGGTGCGAAGCGCTGGTCGAAACGGAAGTGACACCGGGTAAACGGCTGGCGACGTTGGATCTGAAATCCGATGGCGACCGCGAGCGTTTTCTGGCGCTTCTGGAAGCGGCTGATGTGCTCGTGCATGGCTACCGCAATGGCGCCCTCGACGCATTGGGGCTTGGCGAAGAGAAACGACGCAGGGTCAGTCCCGGTCTCATCGACGTATCGTTGAACGCTTATGGTTGGACCGGTCCCTGGTCGACCCGGCGGGGTTTCGACAGTCTCGTGCAGATGAGTAGCGGTATCGCCCATCGAGGCATGGAATGGCGCGGCTCGGACGCGCCCGTACCGCTTCCCGTTCAGGCACTCGACTTTGCGACCGGTTATCTGATGGCAGCGGCTGTCATGCGGGCTCTGCGGGTCGGTGTGGCCCTGTCAGCTCGCCTTTCACTGGCGCGTACGGCGGCCCTGCTGACGTCGCATCCACTCGATAATGACGACACACCGCTCGCGCCGGTTTCTGACAGCGACATGACCGCGGCCATCGAACAGACTGACTTGGGGCCTGCGCGACGTATCCGGTTTCCGGCCGATCTGCCCATGAGCTGGAATTGTCCGGCGCGGCGGCTTCACGCCGATCCTGCGATCTGGTCGGTCTAG
- the era gene encoding GTPase Era, whose product MSASSTTRSGFAAIVGAPNAGKSTLTNRLVGEKVSIVTHKVQTTRFQIRAIALLDTSEGNRAQVVLVDTPGIFAPRKQDRLAKSMVHAAWSGADDANAVVHVVDAGAWYRHNRNEGSAQDRLASEDTERVMAGLSQRERKGVLVLNKIDTIPTEETLPIIAHFDQAGGYERIFVVSATKGDGIDDLATYLADAMPEGPLLYPEDQAADIPMRLMAAEITREKLFLRLHDELPYASMVETEKWTDRKDGSVRIDQIIYVRRGTQKGIVLGKGGTTVKDIGAAARKEMEDWLGRRVHLFIFVKVRENWMDDRARYTEAGLEFDV is encoded by the coding sequence ATGAGCGCATCATCAACCACACGAAGCGGTTTCGCCGCAATCGTCGGCGCGCCGAATGCGGGCAAGTCGACCCTCACCAACCGTCTGGTCGGCGAAAAAGTCTCGATCGTTACACACAAGGTGCAGACGACACGGTTTCAGATCCGCGCCATTGCCCTGCTGGATACGTCAGAGGGCAACCGCGCTCAGGTCGTTCTGGTCGATACGCCCGGCATTTTCGCTCCCCGAAAGCAGGACCGTCTGGCCAAATCCATGGTGCATGCGGCTTGGTCGGGGGCGGATGACGCGAATGCGGTCGTGCATGTGGTTGATGCCGGGGCCTGGTACCGTCACAACCGGAATGAAGGCTCCGCACAGGACCGTCTCGCCAGCGAGGATACGGAACGCGTCATGGCCGGCTTATCGCAGCGCGAACGTAAGGGCGTGCTGGTCCTGAACAAGATCGATACGATCCCGACCGAAGAAACCCTGCCTATCATCGCCCATTTTGATCAGGCCGGGGGTTACGAGCGCATTTTCGTCGTTTCGGCGACCAAGGGCGATGGCATTGATGATCTGGCCACCTATCTGGCCGATGCCATGCCGGAAGGGCCGCTCCTCTATCCCGAAGATCAGGCTGCGGACATTCCGATGCGCCTGATGGCGGCGGAAATCACACGCGAGAAGCTGTTTCTGCGGCTGCATGACGAGCTGCCTTATGCCTCCATGGTCGAGACCGAAAAATGGACCGACCGAAAGGACGGTTCGGTCCGGATCGACCAGATCATCTATGTCCGGCGCGGCACGCAGAAAGGCATCGTGCTCGGCAAGGGCGGGACGACGGTCAAGGATATCGGCGCCGCCGCGCGCAAGGAGATGGAGGACTGGCTGGGTCGCCGGGTGCATCTCTTCATCTTCGTCAAGGTGCGGGAGAACTGGATGGACGACCGCGCGCGCTACACGGAAGCCGGGCTCGAGTTCGACGTCTGA
- a CDS encoding division/cell wall cluster transcriptional repressor MraZ produces MFLSSSTNAIDAKGRTSVPAGFREALGHEQSIYIWPSVHGDFLEGGGTAYMESLQREIFARVADGSLSPVNAEAQQMVLLGKARKLGYDKTGRIVLPQDFRDHAHLDGSATFVGLGNRFQVWNPDAHEARMMAASEKARATGPMLGAFGV; encoded by the coding sequence ATGTTTCTGTCGAGTTCGACAAATGCCATCGATGCGAAAGGCCGGACATCCGTTCCTGCAGGCTTTCGTGAAGCGTTGGGTCATGAGCAGTCGATCTATATCTGGCCAAGCGTTCATGGCGATTTTCTTGAAGGCGGCGGCACAGCCTATATGGAGAGCCTTCAGCGCGAAATCTTCGCCCGGGTTGCCGACGGATCCTTATCGCCCGTCAATGCCGAGGCGCAGCAGATGGTGCTGCTCGGGAAAGCCCGAAAGCTCGGCTATGACAAGACCGGGCGGATCGTTCTTCCGCAGGATTTCCGAGACCACGCCCATCTCGATGGTTCAGCAACCTTTGTGGGGCTTGGCAACCGGTTTCAGGTCTGGAACCCCGACGCCCACGAGGCCCGCATGATGGCGGCGAGCGAGAAAGCCCGGGCCACGGGCCCCATGCTCGGCGCGTTCGGCGTATGA
- the lepB gene encoding signal peptidase I, with protein MFKRKPKAKSGGIGELVSTVVWALGIAFVLRTFIFQPFTIPTGSMYPGLMEGDYVITSKYTVGYGRYAALPLPFPDIDGRLFGRGPARGDVVVFRPDGINQNYIKRVVGLPGDRVQMIDGQLYLNDAPVQTALVRNEPYAHRSDGVVRETLNAELIAEQLPGEDEPHLIYDAIKNNGADNTSVFTVPAGHYFMMGDNRDFSGDSRVPVRLSGAGYVPAENIIGEAEFVLLSVNEDFSLIKPWTWGNMRGGRFFKGIE; from the coding sequence ATGTTCAAGCGTAAGCCCAAAGCGAAATCCGGTGGTATCGGCGAACTCGTCTCGACAGTGGTCTGGGCGCTCGGCATTGCCTTCGTCCTGCGGACCTTTATTTTCCAGCCTTTCACCATTCCGACCGGGTCCATGTATCCCGGGCTGATGGAAGGGGATTATGTCATCACGTCCAAATATACGGTCGGTTACGGGCGTTATGCGGCGCTGCCCCTGCCGTTCCCGGATATTGACGGTCGATTGTTCGGTCGGGGCCCGGCCCGCGGTGATGTCGTCGTGTTCCGGCCCGACGGGATCAACCAGAATTATATCAAGCGCGTCGTGGGACTGCCGGGTGATCGCGTTCAGATGATCGATGGTCAGCTCTATCTCAATGACGCGCCAGTCCAGACGGCACTGGTGCGCAACGAACCCTACGCCCATCGGTCCGACGGTGTCGTGCGCGAAACGCTCAATGCCGAGCTGATCGCCGAACAACTGCCGGGGGAAGACGAACCGCATCTGATCTATGACGCGATCAAGAATAATGGGGCGGACAACACATCGGTCTTTACGGTGCCGGCCGGACACTATTTCATGATGGGCGACAATCGCGACTTTTCCGGTGATAGCCGCGTGCCGGTCCGTTTGTCAGGTGCGGGTTACGTCCCGGCGGAAAACATCATCGGCGAAGCGGAATTCGTTCTGTTGTCGGTCAATGAAGACTTCTCCCTGATCAAGCCCTGGACCTGGGGCAATATGAGAGGCGGGCGCTTCTTCAAGGGTATTGAGTGA
- the parC gene encoding DNA topoisomerase IV subunit A, which translates to MARTKTPKAPPPPPKPVIEEHIDNALSARYMAYALSTITQRALPDVRDGLKPVHRRILYAMRQLKLNPEGAYKKSARIVGDVMGQYHPHGDQSIYDALVKLSQQFATRYPLVEGQGNFGNIDGDSPAAMRYTEAKMTAAGVLLLEGLDEDAVDFKDTYNEEDQEPVVLPAGFPNLLANGAQGIAVGMATSVPPHNVAEICNAALHLIKTPNARIETLVENHIFGPDLPTGGIMVEPRDSILQAYKTGKGGFRVRARWTREDLGRGQYQIIVTEIPYQVQKSRLIEKLADVIESKTASGLADVRDESAEDIRIVLEPKSKNIDPDVLMESLFKLTELESRVSLNMNVLDAHGVPRVMDLREVIQAWLDHRREVLLRRTHQRLGKIALRLEVLDGYMIAFLNLDEVIRIVRYEDKPKDELIRAFNLADRQADAILNMRLRALNKLQEIEIRSESDALRLEQTDLEALVGSDQKQWDMIAGQIRSLRDLYGPKTEEGRRRTTFAEAPDLDIDLATAFIQEEPITVVLSKKGWIRAMKGKLDDLDSLKFKEGDTLAFSVPAKTTDKIILFASNGKAYTLSGDKLPGGRGNGEPIRLMIDLENDHIPVGLFVHDPDRTLLVASSEGYGFRVREADIVASTKGGKQVQTVKGDAETMRVVAATGDRVAVIGENRKLLVFPLDEVSELTRGKGVRLQKYRDGGVSDITTFASADGLSYIDTAGRRQEVADWHLYEGSRAQVGRNAPRGFSRQGLFAPDKRL; encoded by the coding sequence ATGGCCCGAACCAAGACCCCGAAAGCTCCGCCTCCGCCGCCCAAGCCGGTGATCGAGGAGCATATCGATAATGCGCTGTCCGCGCGCTATATGGCCTATGCGCTGTCGACCATCACGCAGCGCGCCCTGCCGGATGTGCGTGACGGTCTGAAACCCGTCCATCGCCGCATTCTCTACGCCATGCGGCAGCTCAAGCTTAATCCGGAAGGGGCCTACAAGAAGTCCGCGCGCATTGTCGGCGACGTGATGGGGCAATATCACCCGCATGGCGACCAGAGTATCTATGACGCGCTGGTCAAGCTCAGCCAGCAATTCGCGACCCGCTATCCGCTGGTCGAGGGGCAGGGGAATTTCGGCAATATTGACGGTGATAGCCCTGCGGCCATGCGCTATACCGAAGCCAAGATGACGGCGGCGGGAGTCCTGTTGCTCGAAGGTCTTGACGAAGACGCGGTCGACTTCAAGGATACCTACAATGAAGAGGATCAGGAGCCGGTCGTCCTGCCGGCTGGGTTCCCGAACCTGCTGGCCAATGGGGCGCAAGGGATCGCCGTCGGTATGGCGACATCCGTCCCGCCGCATAATGTCGCGGAAATCTGCAATGCCGCGCTGCACCTGATCAAGACGCCCAATGCCCGGATCGAAACGCTGGTCGAGAACCATATCTTCGGTCCCGATCTGCCGACGGGCGGGATCATGGTCGAACCGCGCGACAGCATTCTGCAGGCTTACAAGACCGGCAAGGGTGGCTTCCGGGTGCGAGCGCGCTGGACCCGCGAGGATCTGGGGCGCGGCCAGTACCAGATCATCGTCACCGAAATTCCCTATCAGGTACAGAAGTCCCGCCTGATCGAGAAGCTCGCCGACGTGATCGAGAGCAAGACGGCCTCGGGCCTAGCCGATGTGCGGGACGAATCCGCTGAAGATATTCGCATCGTGCTGGAGCCGAAATCGAAGAATATCGATCCGGACGTGCTGATGGAAAGCCTGTTCAAGCTGACCGAACTGGAAAGCCGTGTCAGCCTGAACATGAATGTTCTGGACGCCCATGGCGTGCCCCGCGTCATGGATCTGCGCGAGGTAATTCAGGCGTGGCTCGACCATCGCCGCGAAGTTCTGCTTCGCCGAACGCACCAACGGCTGGGCAAGATCGCGCTGCGCCTGGAAGTGCTCGACGGCTATATGATCGCCTTCCTCAATCTTGACGAAGTGATTCGCATCGTGCGCTATGAGGACAAGCCCAAGGACGAACTGATCCGGGCGTTCAACCTGGCCGACCGCCAAGCCGACGCGATCCTGAACATGCGGCTGCGCGCACTCAACAAGTTGCAGGAAATCGAGATCAGGTCGGAAAGTGATGCGCTGCGGCTCGAACAGACGGACCTCGAAGCGCTGGTTGGGTCTGATCAGAAACAATGGGACATGATCGCCGGTCAGATCCGTTCCCTCCGGGACCTTTACGGGCCGAAGACGGAAGAAGGCCGCCGCCGCACCACCTTCGCCGAAGCACCGGATCTGGATATCGATCTGGCGACCGCCTTCATTCAGGAAGAGCCGATTACGGTCGTGCTGTCGAAGAAGGGCTGGATCCGTGCCATGAAGGGCAAGCTGGACGATCTGGATTCGCTGAAATTCAAGGAAGGCGACACGCTGGCCTTTTCCGTTCCGGCCAAGACGACGGACAAGATCATTCTGTTCGCCTCGAATGGCAAGGCTTATACGCTGTCCGGCGACAAGCTGCCAGGCGGGCGCGGCAATGGCGAGCCGATCCGCTTGATGATCGATCTCGAAAACGACCATATTCCTGTCGGCCTGTTCGTTCACGATCCGGACCGGACACTGCTAGTCGCGTCATCGGAAGGCTATGGCTTCCGGGTCAGGGAAGCGGACATTGTCGCCTCGACCAAGGGCGGCAAGCAGGTGCAGACCGTCAAAGGTGATGCCGAAACGATGCGCGTCGTGGCCGCCACGGGCGACCGGGTCGCCGTCATCGGAGAGAACCGCAAGTTGCTGGTCTTTCCCCTAGATGAAGTCTCCGAACTCACCCGCGGCAAAGGCGTGCGGCTACAGAAATATCGCGACGGCGGCGTCAGCGATATTACCACATTCGCCAGCGCGGACGGGCTCAGCTACATCGACACGGCAGGCCGCCGTCAGGAGGTCGCCGACTGGCACCTCTACGAAGGATCCCGCGCGCAAGTCGGACGCAACGCGCCGCGCGGCTTCTCCCGGCAGGGCCTGTTCGCCCCGGACAAGCGGTTGTAA
- the rnc gene encoding ribonuclease III, with translation MSELDRNRYRRVEKLEQRLDYRFKDRDLAMRALTHSSYGDGQTNPPNNERLEFLGDRVLGLMTAEILFNHSREAEGTLARRLNALVRKETCADVARRIDLGECVLISPSEERQGGRDKDSILGDACEALIAALYLDGGMAAAQTFYNTYWKETFDRVVSRSAKDPKTELQERAMAMNHSLPDYQIVDRTGPDHAPEFVVEVSVRDVGSAIGRGKSKRDAERLAAKALIEAWA, from the coding sequence GTGAGCGAGCTCGACCGCAATCGCTATCGCCGGGTCGAAAAGCTCGAACAGCGGCTCGACTACCGGTTCAAGGATCGCGATCTGGCCATGCGGGCGCTGACGCACAGTTCCTACGGGGACGGACAGACCAACCCGCCCAATAATGAACGGCTGGAATTTCTCGGCGACCGTGTTCTCGGTCTGATGACAGCCGAAATTCTCTTCAACCATTCGCGCGAAGCCGAAGGTACGCTGGCGCGGCGACTGAATGCGCTGGTGCGCAAGGAAACCTGCGCCGATGTCGCGCGCCGGATCGACCTTGGTGAATGCGTGCTGATTTCCCCGTCCGAGGAACGCCAAGGTGGCCGGGATAAGGATTCTATTCTCGGGGATGCCTGCGAAGCCCTGATTGCGGCGCTTTATCTGGATGGCGGCATGGCGGCGGCGCAAACTTTCTACAATACATATTGGAAAGAGACGTTCGACCGGGTTGTGTCGCGTTCGGCCAAGGACCCGAAGACGGAATTGCAGGAACGCGCGATGGCGATGAACCACTCCCTGCCGGACTATCAGATCGTGGATCGAACGGGCCCCGATCATGCACCCGAATTCGTGGTCGAGGTCTCGGTCCGCGATGTGGGCTCGGCCATCGGGCGTGGCAAAAGCAAGCGTGACGCCGAACGGCTTGCGGCCAAAGCCCTGATCGAGGCATGGGCATGA